Within Halonatronomonas betaini, the genomic segment CTGAAGGTATTGAAGAGAAGGAAAATTTCCAAAAGTTATCTGATAGGGGCTGTGATTATATTCAGGGCTATTTATTTAGCCGACCGGTTAGTCCAGCAGCTATCGAAAAGATATATGATCATAATTTTATTTAATGAAAAAGACCTCTACAATTTTGTAGAGGTCTTATTGTTAGTCTTAAATATGATTTATTATTTCTTTATCATTTAAGTCATAGAATGATAAATTAATATCTGATTCTGCCAATAATTTTTTTATTTCCTCAATGAATATTCCAGACTCATTTTTTACTTCAACAGATTTTTGTATGACTGATAAATTTTTTCTGCCTTCAATATTTCCTCCCCAGTTCTTTTCAGAACAAGTTTTATTGATTCCACAAGTGGGACTCATATCTTTTCCAATAATCCCGATAATATCAATGTTGTTATTGATATATTCTTTTATTCTATTTAGATATGGTATAAAAAGGTTTCGGCATTGTTCTCGGTAAAAGGGATTGTCGAATTGTTCTTTAACATGACCCCAGCGATTTAATCCAAAACAATTTAATTCTGGACATGGCAGTTGTATTATATTAACATTATTTTCAATTAGACTTTTAGTTAGTTCTCTAGATTTATTTACATTATTACCTAAACCTTTTATTATTGATTCTGTATTTAAAATGCAATGAACTGTTAAGACAATCATAATTACTGTCCAAATGCTCTCATTGCTTCGTCTAATTCTTGCCTGGCTCTATCTCTGGCATCGTCTAAAGCTTCTTGAACATCTCTATTTTCTTTAACTATTTCTTCTAATGCTTGCTGCATATTGCTATGAATTGAATAACCGTTTAAAACTTTTGGATCCTGATAACCATAAGGGAATTGTTTCATGGCATTTCCTTTTGCAGGATTATCTTCAAGATACTCAACAAAATCTGGAGAGTCTGCAGCAGAATAGGTTAGTGGAAGATATCCAGAATTTGTACCCCAATCAACTGTGACATCTTCTCTAAACCAGTATTTAATAAATTCCCATGCAGCTGCTTTTTGCTCTTCGGTAGATGTATTGTACATTGCTATATCAGTACCTGAAAATAACGCAGCTTTTCTTTCTCCTTTAGGTAATACAGCTGTATCCCAATTTACATTATATTCTTCAGCTGCTTCTTTTATATATGGTAAATGTGAAGTTGAAGAAAAACCGATTGCTACCTCTTCTCTTACAAATGGTCCTGACATATAGCCGTCTTCCTCTGCAATCATAGCATAACCATCATTTATTAAACCTGTTAGAAATTCATATGCCTTAACGCCTTCTTTTTCATTAAATTTAATTTTATCATTTTCTTCATCAATTAACTCACCGCCTGCCTGTTCAACCCAGAAACTAGAATCAATACCTACGCTCTGATTAAAAGCAATTCCCTTTATATCATCATTAGTAAGTTTTTTAGCTTTTTCTTTTAATTCATCCCAGTTACCAGGTACTTCAAGACCATGTTTTTCAAACATATCTTTATTGTAGAACATTAAATATCCACCTTTATTAAATGGCAGGGAGTAATGGTTATCGTTCCATATGCCGTCGTTTCTGAAGAATTCAGGGATATCTTCCCATTCTTCTGTAGTAAAACCTATTTCCTCATCAAAAATGTAAGGAGTTAAATCTTCAACAAAATCATTCATTATATAAGCTGTAAGTCTATTAGGGTAGATTTGTGTTAAAGTAGGTAACTGATTGGCCTGGGCAGCACCTGAAAGTTTTTCGAATAAGTCACGATAATGCCCCTGAAATATCGGAGTAATTTCAATGCTGTCATTTTCTTCATTAAACTGTTCGACTAATTCTTCTAGTATCTCACCATTCGCAC encodes:
- a CDS encoding CD3072 family TudS-related putative desulfidase: MIVLTVHCILNTESIIKGLGNNVNKSRELTKSLIENNVNIIQLPCPELNCFGLNRWGHVKEQFDNPFYREQCRNLFIPYLNRIKEYINNNIDIIGIIGKDMSPTCGINKTCSEKNWGGNIEGRKNLSVIQKSVEVKNESGIFIEEIKKLLAESDINLSFYDLNDKEIINHI
- a CDS encoding ABC transporter substrate-binding protein, with amino-acid sequence MKKLVLLSLIFMFLLTSGTVSADVVEFEFWHAMSGANGEILEELVEQFNEENDSIEITPIFQGHYRDLFEKLSGAAQANQLPTLTQIYPNRLTAYIMNDFVEDLTPYIFDEEIGFTTEEWEDIPEFFRNDGIWNDNHYSLPFNKGGYLMFYNKDMFEKHGLEVPGNWDELKEKAKKLTNDDIKGIAFNQSVGIDSSFWVEQAGGELIDEENDKIKFNEKEGVKAYEFLTGLINDGYAMIAEEDGYMSGPFVREEVAIGFSSTSHLPYIKEAAEEYNVNWDTAVLPKGERKAALFSGTDIAMYNTSTEEQKAAAWEFIKYWFREDVTVDWGTNSGYLPLTYSAADSPDFVEYLEDNPAKGNAMKQFPYGYQDPKVLNGYSIHSNMQQALEEIVKENRDVQEALDDARDRARQELDEAMRAFGQ